The proteins below are encoded in one region of Halorhodospira halochloris:
- the dapD gene encoding 2,3,4,5-tetrahydropyridine-2,6-dicarboxylate N-succinyltransferase, whose translation MSGEIQQIIEDAFERRSEITPDNVSGEVRDAVDTALSELDSGRQRVAEPTSSGWQVNQWLKKAVLLSFRLTDNQLMQGGVTRFFDKVPLKFANWQDQDLRDSGVRVVPPAMARRGSYIGSGAVLMPSYVNIGAYVDSGTMVDTWATVGSCAQIGKNVHLSGGVGIGGVLEPLQANPTIIEDECFIGARSEVVEGVIVGRGAVISMGVYLGQSTKIYDRTSGEIMYGQVPPGAVVVPGNLPAADGSHSLYCAVIIKYADEKTRAKVGINELLRP comes from the coding sequence ATGAGCGGCGAGATACAACAAATCATAGAAGATGCATTCGAAAGACGCAGCGAAATAACCCCTGACAATGTCAGCGGGGAGGTCCGGGACGCCGTAGACACCGCCCTGAGCGAATTGGACTCAGGACGCCAACGAGTAGCCGAACCTACATCTTCCGGCTGGCAAGTTAACCAATGGCTAAAAAAGGCCGTCCTCCTCTCTTTTCGCCTGACTGATAACCAGCTTATGCAGGGTGGTGTCACCCGATTCTTTGATAAGGTGCCGCTTAAGTTTGCCAATTGGCAAGATCAGGATCTACGCGACTCCGGAGTCCGCGTAGTTCCCCCGGCAATGGCACGACGAGGTAGTTACATCGGTTCAGGGGCAGTACTCATGCCCTCTTACGTCAACATTGGTGCCTACGTAGATAGCGGCACCATGGTCGATACCTGGGCTACTGTCGGCTCCTGTGCCCAGATCGGCAAGAACGTCCACCTCTCTGGCGGAGTTGGAATTGGCGGGGTCCTCGAACCCCTGCAAGCAAATCCGACCATAATAGAAGATGAATGTTTCATAGGCGCCCGCTCCGAGGTTGTCGAAGGGGTTATCGTAGGCCGTGGAGCCGTAATATCGATGGGGGTATACCTTGGCCAAAGCACCAAGATATACGACCGCACAAGTGGCGAAATCATGTATGGCCAGGTCCCGCCTGGTGCCGTCGTCGTGCCCGGCAATCTACCGGCTGCGGACGGCAGCCATAGCCTCTATTGCGCAGTCATAATTAAATACGCCGACGAGAAAACCCGCGCCAAAGTGGGAATCAACGAACTATTGCGACCATGA